In Haemorhous mexicanus isolate bHaeMex1 chromosome 6, bHaeMex1.pri, whole genome shotgun sequence, a single window of DNA contains:
- the C6H14orf180 gene encoding nutritionally-regulated adipose and cardiac enriched protein homolog: MWEASCWHPEYMSQICPASLSDPSAKELQTDDSSSPPSILRKRPPVDQAVGEKRRAERRVRFREPEEVIEHVISCCDYVVADDRTSSGLPMLLWLLFCAVLILAVSLYYTSMKQDVTVLEEFQSRLVIFFLHIRHVAQRCWTWFLRQ, encoded by the exons ATGTGGGAGGCTTCATGTTGGCATCCAGAGTACATGTCCCAAATATGTCCAGCCTCACTTTCTGATCCTAGTGCCAAAGAGCTGCAG ACAGATGACAGCAGCTCTCCTCCTTCCATACTGAGGAAAAGGCCACCTGTGGACCAAGCTGTGGGGGAGAAGCGGAGAGCAGAGCGAAGGGTTCGATTTCGTGAGCCAGAGGAAGTCATTGAACACG tCATTTCCTGCTGTGACTACGTAGTGG CAGATGACAGGACATCATCTGGATTGCCTATGCTCCTGTGGCTCTTGTTTTGTGCAGTGCTGATCCTTGCTGTGAGTCTCTACTACACCAGCATGAAGCAAGATGTCACAGTCCTGGAGGAATTTCAATCCCGACTTGTCATCTTCTTTCTTCATATAAGACACGTTGCTCAGAGGTGCTGGACTTGGTTTCTGAGGCAGTAG